A genomic segment from Verrucomicrobiia bacterium encodes:
- a CDS encoding immunoglobulin domain-containing protein — MKVCSLLSEGSREIVQSPLPDQEPGHLREVLRSTSRFVVSSILLLFLQPAAVSAASLGEALNATNLVWNTHGDFPWIAQSPGRSDYLAARSGNITHNQSSALETTVTGPGTVSFWWRASTETNNDYGAILVDSHEHARISGEVPAWRQRSIDVGFGSHLITWQYSRNGTGSGGNNVVWLEDVSFAAGAQAAAIAVDPASRVFAPFASASMSVEPRGTPPLQIQWFKNGEPVESATNATLAFDAVTFLDAGTYHASVSNAFGFAVSTNAEVRVLHLVAWGAGTANSNFNPHFGQSSVPVSGVDAKSIGTGFYHSLALRPDGRVAIWGQQSQPPGDLTNAAAVSGGSTFSAALRTNGTLSYWGSISFQVGTATNLSAIAAGSSHVLGLRSNGTVMVAGSFLVQGQGIIPTNLLPVVGIAAGAHHNVVLQTNGTVRAWGGNFSGQTNVPIGLSNVVAIAAGGSNSVAIRSDGTIVVWGDNGSGQTNVPPSATNIFAASVGFGHILAHRYDGSLIAWGANQHGQAAVPDALTNVVAVSSGAFHNLAMVHSGGPALLTRTINRTVFVGEPVSFAASPFGSEPLFLQWMRNDEILPDQTNRALNISAAAAGDSGAYSIIASHGSGSVTGLVGRLTVNTLEPSFTQNPSLVHVAVGSNAVLRATVVGMPPISLQWRFNGTNIQGYTNLEITLTNVHIGQEGEYSLVASNAFGQTISANAALIVIDLPEALDAPELAWATYAEGSWIPHTGDSHDGIAAGMCIRMNPIIPSHLSTYVVGPAILKFWYTVAFSSGFTKRFDFRAYGPFGYESRSLSSMVWKEETVFLPAGTNAVEWSAGSSETGIFGLLDSVSVTPGAVPPFVTPLADQTAAAGENLVLSAPVFGTPPLTLQWRHNGTNIAGATRTSLSLTNVQAHHSGEYDLLITSPYGSTNAMATVSITPSVPQITTPVKSREMVFGGTVQFDVEARGTDPLTYQWEHAGVAISHATNASLRLSLLEASSAGTYRVVITNIFGSATSEAVLTVVPRLIVGWGTITASTPEPPFGVTNVIAISAGDATSVALRDDGTLYAWGWDAFSRLAVPSTATNVVKISMGGMHGSALHQNGTLTHWGDPFFDSSSIVPPGLVNVIETASGDAFHIVLKADGTLTVWGDGFLNPTNVPPNLSNIVAIAAGNYHGVALTREGGVVSWGYNSRGQTNVPPGLSNIVSVAAGGDFSMALDSSGRVSAWGSGGSLVTTIPISATNVVAIAAGGSHALALRSDRTLVTWGNGSDARDKMPPWLTNVVAIDGGRTHSLALLNDGSPHIVRHPWTQTVFTGDTVRFDVAALGNEILSYQWKHNGTNVPGATGATLLLTNAPLMAAGIYHCVVTNPAGVAASHPASLAVLRSTPQVTAAGSGFEAPGTFRMRILGLSGHGEVLVYASTNLLQWQPVHTNAAAVGTILYFDAVGTNAMQRFFRVEER, encoded by the coding sequence ATGAAAGTTTGCAGTCTGCTGTCGGAAGGTTCCCGGGAAATCGTCCAATCTCCATTGCCGGATCAAGAACCTGGACACTTGCGTGAGGTGCTGCGATCCACAAGCCGCTTCGTTGTTTCCTCGATCCTCCTGCTCTTCCTGCAGCCAGCTGCAGTTTCTGCCGCCTCTCTCGGCGAGGCATTGAACGCGACGAACCTGGTCTGGAACACGCACGGTGATTTCCCTTGGATTGCGCAGAGTCCTGGACGTTCCGATTATCTGGCCGCGCGCAGCGGTAACATCACCCACAATCAATCCTCAGCCCTTGAAACAACGGTTACGGGTCCCGGAACCGTGAGCTTTTGGTGGCGCGCTTCGACAGAGACCAACAATGACTATGGTGCGATTCTCGTCGACAGCCACGAGCACGCGCGCATTTCCGGTGAGGTGCCCGCCTGGCGGCAGAGATCAATCGACGTCGGGTTTGGATCACACCTGATCACCTGGCAATACAGCCGCAACGGAACGGGTTCGGGTGGTAACAATGTCGTGTGGCTCGAAGACGTCTCCTTCGCCGCCGGAGCCCAGGCTGCCGCCATTGCGGTTGATCCAGCCAGCCGTGTGTTCGCACCCTTCGCTTCGGCCAGTATGAGCGTCGAACCCCGTGGAACGCCGCCGTTGCAAATCCAGTGGTTCAAAAATGGCGAGCCAGTGGAGAGCGCGACCAACGCAACGCTCGCCTTTGATGCCGTTACGTTTCTGGACGCGGGCACCTATCACGCAAGTGTCTCGAATGCTTTTGGATTTGCAGTGAGCACCAATGCTGAGGTCAGAGTGCTTCATCTTGTGGCGTGGGGCGCAGGAACAGCCAATTCGAATTTCAATCCGCATTTCGGCCAAAGCTCCGTCCCAGTTTCGGGTGTCGATGCAAAAAGCATTGGCACTGGATTTTATCACAGCCTGGCACTCCGGCCCGATGGACGCGTTGCGATCTGGGGCCAGCAATCACAGCCGCCCGGAGACCTCACGAATGCAGCCGCTGTTTCCGGCGGCAGCACATTCAGCGCCGCGTTGCGAACAAATGGGACCCTGTCGTATTGGGGATCGATCAGTTTCCAGGTCGGAACCGCGACCAACCTCAGCGCAATCGCCGCGGGATCAAGCCACGTTCTCGGACTGCGAAGCAACGGAACCGTCATGGTAGCTGGTTCATTTCTGGTGCAAGGGCAGGGCATAATTCCCACGAACCTTCTGCCCGTTGTTGGGATCGCTGCCGGTGCCCATCACAATGTGGTGCTTCAGACCAACGGAACCGTCCGCGCCTGGGGCGGGAATTTCTCGGGCCAAACAAACGTTCCGATCGGATTGAGCAACGTCGTGGCGATCGCTGCAGGCGGATCGAACAGCGTGGCAATCCGAAGCGACGGAACAATTGTGGTGTGGGGCGACAATGGATCTGGTCAAACCAATGTTCCACCATCGGCGACCAATATCTTCGCGGCAAGTGTCGGGTTCGGTCATATCCTCGCGCACCGGTATGATGGATCGTTGATTGCGTGGGGAGCTAATCAGCACGGACAAGCCGCTGTTCCCGATGCACTGACGAACGTTGTGGCGGTTTCGTCAGGCGCCTTTCACAACCTGGCAATGGTACATTCCGGGGGGCCGGCGCTTCTGACCCGAACGATCAATCGCACGGTGTTTGTTGGAGAGCCGGTATCGTTTGCGGCATCTCCCTTCGGTTCTGAGCCGCTCTTCCTTCAGTGGATGCGAAACGACGAGATCCTCCCGGATCAAACGAATCGCGCGCTGAACATTTCTGCGGCAGCAGCCGGCGACAGCGGCGCCTATTCAATCATCGCGAGCCATGGTTCCGGCAGCGTTACAGGCCTGGTTGGACGGCTGACGGTGAACACGCTGGAGCCCTCCTTCACACAAAACCCTTCATTGGTGCATGTGGCGGTTGGCTCCAACGCAGTTCTGAGAGCGACCGTTGTTGGGATGCCTCCGATCAGCCTCCAGTGGCGATTCAATGGAACGAACATCCAAGGGTATACCAACCTGGAAATCACCTTAACGAATGTCCACATTGGACAGGAAGGCGAGTATTCGCTGGTTGCCAGCAACGCGTTCGGCCAAACGATCAGCGCGAATGCCGCGCTGATCGTCATCGATTTGCCTGAGGCACTGGATGCGCCAGAGTTAGCTTGGGCAACCTATGCAGAGGGCAGTTGGATTCCACATACCGGCGACTCGCACGATGGGATTGCCGCCGGGATGTGCATCCGAATGAACCCGATTATTCCGAGCCATCTTTCGACATACGTTGTTGGACCTGCAATTCTAAAGTTTTGGTATACAGTTGCCTTCAGTAGCGGCTTTACCAAGCGGTTCGACTTTCGTGCCTATGGGCCTTTTGGTTACGAATCCCGGTCTCTTTCGTCAATGGTTTGGAAGGAGGAGACCGTCTTTTTGCCTGCGGGAACGAATGCAGTCGAATGGTCCGCCGGGTCTTCCGAGACAGGAATTTTCGGACTTCTGGATTCGGTGAGTGTCACTCCAGGCGCGGTCCCGCCATTCGTGACACCCCTCGCAGACCAGACAGCTGCGGCAGGAGAGAATCTGGTTCTTTCTGCGCCGGTCTTCGGAACTCCGCCGCTGACCCTGCAGTGGAGGCACAATGGAACAAACATTGCCGGCGCGACGCGTACGTCACTGAGCCTGACCAATGTTCAAGCGCATCATTCTGGAGAATACGACCTGCTGATCACCAGCCCCTACGGGTCAACCAATGCAATGGCAACCGTATCCATTACTCCATCTGTTCCGCAGATCACAACGCCCGTTAAGAGCCGGGAAATGGTTTTTGGAGGCACCGTGCAATTCGATGTCGAAGCCCGTGGAACTGATCCGCTGACATATCAATGGGAACATGCGGGTGTCGCCATCTCGCATGCGACCAACGCATCCTTGAGGCTGAGCCTGCTGGAAGCGAGCTCTGCCGGGACATACCGCGTCGTCATCACCAACATTTTCGGATCTGCGACTTCTGAGGCCGTTCTCACCGTTGTTCCACGTCTTATTGTGGGGTGGGGAACAATTACCGCGAGCACGCCCGAACCGCCGTTTGGAGTGACCAACGTCATTGCCATTTCCGCAGGCGACGCCACCAGCGTTGCACTCCGCGATGATGGAACCCTCTACGCCTGGGGCTGGGATGCCTTCAGCCGGCTGGCGGTTCCATCGACCGCAACCAATGTCGTAAAAATTTCCATGGGTGGCATGCACGGCTCCGCATTGCATCAGAATGGAACATTGACTCATTGGGGCGATCCCTTCTTTGATTCATCTTCCATCGTTCCGCCCGGGCTTGTGAATGTCATCGAAACAGCATCCGGCGACGCATTCCACATTGTCCTGAAGGCGGATGGCACTCTGACAGTCTGGGGCGACGGGTTCTTGAACCCAACAAACGTACCGCCAAATCTCTCGAACATTGTAGCGATCGCCGCCGGCAACTATCACGGTGTGGCATTGACACGCGAAGGCGGTGTCGTGTCCTGGGGCTACAATTCACGGGGCCAAACTAATGTCCCGCCTGGGTTGTCAAATATCGTGAGCGTCGCGGCTGGAGGCGATTTCAGCATGGCTCTGGATTCTAGCGGGCGTGTGTCTGCATGGGGATCCGGAGGCTCCCTGGTTACTACCATTCCAATCTCGGCCACGAACGTGGTTGCGATTGCCGCAGGCGGCAGTCACGCGCTGGCGTTGCGAAGCGATCGCACATTGGTGACGTGGGGCAACGGGTCCGATGCACGGGATAAAATGCCGCCATGGCTGACGAACGTCGTTGCCATCGATGGTGGAAGAACCCACAGCCTTGCACTGTTGAATGACGGGTCGCCGCACATTGTTCGACATCCGTGGACGCAGACGGTGTTCACGGGCGATACCGTCCGGTTCGATGTTGCAGCGCTTGGAAACGAAATATTGAGCTATCAGTGGAAGCACAATGGAACCAACGTTCCCGGTGCGACAGGCGCGACGTTGCTTCTGACAAACGCGCCGCTGATGGCCGCTGGAATTTATCATTGCGTGGTGACCAATCCGGCGGGAGTCGCAGCATCGCATCCCGCGTCGCTGGCGGTATTGCGGTCGACGCCGCAGGTCACTGCAGCGGGTTCCGGGTTTGAGGCGCCGGGGACTTTTCGAATGCGGATCCTGGGCTTGTCGGGACACGGGGAAGTGCTTGTGTATGCGTCAACCAACCTGCTGCAATGGCAACCCGTGCACACCAATGCCGCGGCGGTTGGAACCATCCTTTATTTTGACGCAGTGGGAACGAATGCCATGCAGCGATTCTTCCGAGTTGAAGAGCGTTAG
- a CDS encoding response regulator → MQQIEAAKLAQNAARPASVKRILIVDDEPAVRGALRAMVPKSTYTVTEAGDGVEALDVIAKGHADIVVLDLKMPRKGGIATLREIKARWPGIQVIAISGEGLFADESRLESSIVLGASFMIEKPISRAKFLAALETMARR, encoded by the coding sequence ATGCAGCAGATTGAAGCGGCTAAATTGGCGCAGAACGCGGCCCGACCAGCCTCGGTCAAACGCATATTGATTGTGGACGACGAGCCTGCCGTCCGCGGGGCGCTCCGTGCAATGGTCCCCAAGTCGACCTACACCGTCACGGAGGCAGGTGACGGTGTGGAAGCATTGGATGTCATTGCCAAAGGTCATGCGGACATCGTCGTGCTCGACTTGAAAATGCCTCGCAAGGGTGGAATCGCGACGTTGCGCGAGATCAAAGCCAGATGGCCGGGCATTCAGGTCATTGCCATCTCAGGCGAAGGTCTCTTCGCCGATGAATCCCGCCTTGAATCCAGCATCGTATTGGGCGCGAGTTTCATGATCGAGAAACCGATTTCCCGCGCAAAATTCCTGGCCGCCCTCGAGACTATGGCAAGACGTTAG